A region of the Deltaproteobacteria bacterium genome:
AGTGCTCTTCCTCCGGGAAGCGGCCGGTTCGGACATCGTCACAATAATCCTTCATGGCCTGAATGATCAGCTCCGCCACATTACAATATCTCTTGACAAACTTGGGCGTGAAGGCCTGGAATTGACCGATGAGATCGCTGACGATCAATAACTGGCCGTCACAGTCCGGACCGGCCCCAATGGAAAGAACCGGTATGGCCAGCTTTTTGCTGATGGCGGCGGTGACTTCCGGAGGTACGGCTTCCACCAATAGCATCTTGGCCCCGGCCTTTTCCACCGCC
Encoded here:
- a CDS encoding 3-methyl-2-oxobutanoate hydroxymethyltransferase, yielding AVEKAGAKMLLVEAVPPEVTAAISKKLAIPVLSIGAGPDCDGQLLIVSDLIGQFQAFTPKFVKRYCNVAELIIQAMKDYCDDVRTGRFPEEEHCYRMIEGEYEKFRSGDND